The Oenanthe melanoleuca isolate GR-GAL-2019-014 unplaced genomic scaffold, OMel1.0 S305, whole genome shotgun sequence genomic interval AAGTGGCCTCTGATCTTTCTcactcttttttccccacaattcCTCTCTTTTTGTGTTCGTATTTTCCAAGGAAGAGGCATTTTCACGGACAGCTCTGGAACAGTATCTTTCTGAGGAGGGTAAGAGGTTTTTAACTCCTCACTTTGATAGTTTTTAGAAGGTGGTATTTCAAAGCAGGGGGGAGGCTGGCTGGTATAATGCGCTGTTTTGGGACCCCAAGTGTCCTTTGGCATGACTAGTACTTAAGCTAAAATAAAGTAGGTGAAAGCATACAATCATAGAAAACCAAATCCCTCCGGGTTTTCAAAGTTCAGTAACTTGGTTTTATAATAGGATTGTTTGATTTGTTTCAGTAGATTTGCATGTCCCATCACTTGCAGTGCATGTACACTAAGCTAGCTTGTGAAATTTCTGCTgatgaaaaagcatttttctgaagaaaactttGGAGACTAAGCATTTTTTAACAGAGAGCTTAAAATGTTGTATTTAAATGAGCTCTGCAATGAGGCAATGAGGCAATAAACATTAAGTGCTACatgtattaaaatttttaagttACAAGTCTCTAAAAATACTTAGAACAACATATAAGGCTTCCAAAAGAATATGCCCTCTCCAACTTTAAAATTGTGACTATTAATATGCAAAGCTATAATTATGTGTATAACATACAAAGTTATCTAAAAGTTTTGTTTCGCTTTTTTTCCGTGCCAACAAATATACGCGACACTTGCAACATCAGAGGGTTTTTGCAACAAAAGTTGTGTTAAACAGCCAAGTATTCTAAAACACCCAGCTATACCTTCAACTGAATCTGTCTTAAAATGGCAAGCTGCTGGGAGGTTGCTATTCTGGGAGGTGACTGATAGGTCTCAACAGATGCAGCTCCTGGAATGCAGCCGGAGCAAGGAGCCGGGAGCAGCTGACCCTGCACTGGCACACTGGCATATCAGGGATCACAGCTCACGTCAGCACAGGCTGACACTGACACTCTGGGCACACATGgccctctcctgcctgctccgCACACGGCCggacccagcagcagcagcaaaaatccGCTGGTGCTCGCAGGCAGCAACCATTCCTTTCTATAATTAAATTACCATTTTGTTACATGCTGTGTGCTTAAGGAAGAAATGATGTGCTGAGATTCTAGATTGAAATATTACTGAAGTCTTTTTATTTAGTTATCTACAATAAACCAGTCATTTGATTTATCATTAATTAGCATTTTTTCATGTTCGAGTTTTCATGACTGCAAGGATCACAAAGAAAATTAGCATGTGcaaattgttttaaaatcagTGGATACACTGGAGATAAATGCTATGTTTGAATCTATCTGAATGCTGATCTCCACAATTCTGTTTAAATTGAGTTATTGAAGATCAGTGCTTTCCTTCAAGTATATTTGCACATACATATATTTGTTTGAAGTAATTCCTTTGTTACTAGAGGCTCTCTCACATCACATTTGACAAAAAGTGGCTCTTTATTTCATTAAGAACTCTTACAGCTGacatataaaattttatatataatttatatatttatatatatatttctatttatatatatatatatttatataatttatataaaaatattttccaagatAACTATGGGACTGATTCTTACCTTCCCATATGCAGAACTTGTTTAAAATAACACATCCTGATAGAGTTTGtgtgacatttttttaaatcttctccCTAAATCTGCACAAAATCCTGGAAGTAGCATTATAGATTTCAAATTACTGATACTGAAGAGCAATCAGTGTATGCTATGAGCAGAAAGTATTTGTGCATCTGACACAGGAAATAGAGCACTGTCACTCTATAAAATCAAAAGTTACAAAAACCTGGAAGCAGTTTGGAGCTGGACCTAAATGTAAAATCAGTATGACATCATATTAAAATCCTCTTTCTCTTTATGTCCCatctgttttttgtttccttagaATTTTTCTCAGTCTTAATATTTCCTGTTCATGTTCTGAACTCACCTGTAGTCTGTAGCAGCCCTGGAGTAAGGATGAACAAAACTGGGGGCCTGTATTTTTCCTAGCTTCAGGTTAATGAATTCAGGTCTAGAATCTGTctgatttaaacaaatatatacAAAATTTTACACTCTGGCAAACCCATTTAGAGAATTTAACTTTCTGAATGTGGCGATAACAAGGGAATGTTAATTTATGATCttgttattaaaacaaaaaagaaattactgaatTACGTGTAGGTATATTCTTCACTTTGGAGTATTGATTGCTATTAATAAGTAGCCATACTGCAACCTAGAACTTAGGAAGACAGATTATCCTgtatgtttggttttgtgtcaTTATATGTATTGACAAAGGTTAGATTTGTTGCATAATCACATAGCTATTAAATTTCACAACTGTggtgtttcattttatttttagcaagtGCTTGGCTGTAATATTTCATTGCAGTCATGGCCCCTAAGAAGAAGAATgtgaaaaagaacaaagcagATATCAATGAAACAACTATCATTGTGGAAGACGGCCCCCTCAGTAAACTAAATGGCTTGAATGGACTCTTGGAAGGAGGAAATGGTTTCAGCTGCATCTCCTCTGAGGTTTCTGACCCATCATACTGCCCAAACTTCTTGGAAGGTCTAAGCAAAATGAGAcaagaaaatttcctttgtgACTTGACTATCAGTACCAAAACCAAATCATTCAATGTTCATAAAGTAGTGATGGCTTCAAGCAGTGAATACTTTCACAACATCTTAAAGAAAGATCCATCCACTCAAAGAGTGGACCTCAATGATGTGTCCCCGGTGGGTCTAGCTACTGTGATCACCTATGCTTACACTGGAAAACTTACTCTCTCGCTTTACACAATAGGTAGTATTATTTCCACAGCAATTTATCTACAGATTCACACCCTTACAAAGATGTGCTGTGATTTTCTAGTCCAAGAAATCAGTGTTGAGAACTGTATGTACATTGCCAATATTGCAGAAACATATGGACTAAAAACAACCAAGGAAGCAGCACACAAATTTATTAAAGACAACTTCATTGAATTTTCAGAAACTGATCAGTTCCTTAAACTTACTTTTGATCAGATTAATGAACTTCTTGCAGATGATGACTTACAGTTGCCTTCTGAAATTGTAGCATTCCAGATTGCAATAAAATGGCTGGAATTTGACCAAAAAAGAGTAAAGTTTGCTGCCAATCTCTTAAGTAACATTCGTTTTGGTACCATCTCAGCCCAAGACCTTGTCAATTATGTTCAAACTGTGCCAAGAATGATGCAAGATGCAGACTGCCATAAGCTTCTAGTGGATGCCATGAACTATCACTTGCTTCCCTATCACCAGAATACACTTCAGTCCAGAAGAACAAGGATCCGTGGAGGTTTCAGAGTCTTAGTTACTGTTGGGGGACGCCCTGCTTTAACAGAAAAGTCTCTTAGCAGAGATGTCTTATTCAGAGATCCTGAAAATGGATGGAAGAAGCTAAGTGAAATGCCTGCTAAAAGTTTCAATCAGTGTGTCACAGTGATGGATGGATTTCTATATGTGGCTGGTGGGGAAGACCAGAATGATGCCAGGAACCAAGCCAAGCATGCAGTCAGCAATTTCTGCAGGTAACTGCTATTTCTTTTAAAGGGATGGAGGTATCTATTCCACAGAAGGCAGGTAGATAAGACTAAGCTGGTTTGTGTCCTGCAACATGAACCACTTGGATAAAGAGAAAGGGGACAATGTAGGGGAGGTATAGATGCTATTCTATATTAAACTttaaatgaacagaaatatACAACTGGAGTTATACAAAAAATTTGTTACTCATTCACACTGAGAAGtgaggaaaaatgagagaacttattcaaagcaaagaaaatagaaacataAATAGGAAGTCATGGCATGTTCTAAGGAGATGCCTTTTGATGCTTTTTGATGCCTCACAGAAAGTTTGGAAAAACACCTTTTAGATATTATAGCCTTCACTTCCTATTCACCATATTTTCAACAGCTTTTCTAttgaattctttattttttattattaagaGTTTAGAAACAGCGGTACCATTGCTTGAAGGCTGTCTTTTACAGTGTACCCCATACAATACCTCTCTTCTAAAATATTGCAGTTCCTATCTGTGGTCATCCGAGACTGCACTGGTGATAGCAAGGTCAGAAGAGAGCATACACTAACATGCAGTGTCACATGGGTGGTAGTAGTTTTTAAATAGTTCAGCCTAAAAGGTGGCAGTAGCTTGAAGCAAAGGCTGGAGGTGGGAAAACTTTTATCTGTCTTTTATCTACTGACAGACTGTGGGCATGCAATGGCATTACACAGCCACAGTCCTGCAAGTACTTCCTTTTCTGCTCCCAGAAGGAACAGTCAGCTTCTCCTGAGGACATCAACAAGGACACAAAGTTAATGAATGAGGAACATTCTCTAGATCAATTTTACTGTGTAATCTACTTTGtcagaaaaatatctgttctCTTGACCTTCTGCCTTTAAGCCATACCTCACATTGTCCCAAGGAGTTGTGTCCTCAGTGCAGGCCTTTGttgcagggaggagctgggggaatCCTTGTTGTGCCCTTAACCTTGAGCATGTCAAGTCACATCAGTATGTCTGTGGACTTGCAGATAACAATGCTGAATGACAATTAGTATTTACTTTCCCACAGTCTTTTTCTCATGTGATTCTCTTAGCATGCAACAGAAGTGTGGGGATCCACTAATGTACCTCACTCAGCATCTTCAGGAGTGATAATTTGTTATTTCCTATTTCAAAGTTGCTCATTTAAATGTCAAGGACAAAGAATGTTATTTCAGATAGGAATGGTGTTAGAAGGCACAGGTGCTCTTTCAACATAAAACTTACTCCATGGGAGTGGCAAGGAAAGCATATTCACCATTTAGAAAGCACTAAGAGGATGCAAGTGTAAACCACCACCTAAAGTTTTTTGAAATTCTCTGAGTAAATTTAGACATCTTTGCTGTGGGTGTAAATTGCAAAAGAACTTCTAAAATTTCTGTTGTGTCTTGAAAGTATCTCTTCCCAGTATTCTAATGAGATTATTGTACAAATCAAATTACAGAAGAGTCAGATgtacttcattaaaataataaataccaGGTTTGAATGAtacaaaaatagtttttctcCAATCAAAacctaaatttattttgaaatttaatcAGGAATACCAGTTTCATTATGCTGAATTTTAATAGGCTAAATAACTAACTGAAATTCTAGCAACTTTGCTCTTGCAGCAGTGGCATAGGAGTCCTGTATAATTTAGCAGAGCAGTAAATAAGACTGTTACCTTCTTTTGTTAATCCTTTCAGATACGACCCTCGTTTCAACAGCTGGATTCACTTGGCCAGCATGAATCAGCGGCGCACCCACTTCAGCCTGAGCGTGTTCAACGGGCTCCTCTTCGCAGTGGGCGGCCGCAACTCGGAGGGCTGCCTCTCCTCCGTGGAGTGCTACGTGCCTGCCACTAACCAGTGGCAGATGAAGGCCCCGCTGGAGGTGCCCAGGTGCTGCCACGCCAGCGCCGTGGTGGACGGGCAGATCCTGGTGACGGGAGGTTACATCAACAACGCTTACTCTCGCTCGGTGTGCATGTACGACCCCAGCAAGGACAGCTGGCAGGATAAGGCCagcctcagcacccccaggggctggcactgcGCAGTGTCCCTTCTGGAGAGGGTCTATGTCATGGGGGGGTCTCAGCTGGGGGCGCGAGCAGAGAGGGTGGATGTCCTGCCTGTGGAGCGTTACAGCCCCTACACGGGCCAGTGGAATTACGTGGCGCCACTTCAAACCGGGGTTAGCACGGCCGGCGCCTCCACCCTCAACGGGAAAATTTACCTGGTGGGTGGCTGGaatgaaatagagaaaaagtACAAGAAATGCATTCAGTGCTATAACCCAGATCTCAATGAATGGACAGAGGAAGATGAGCTGCCTGAGGCCACTGTGGGCGTATCTTGTTGTACTATATCCATGCCCAACACCAAGACGAGGGAGTCCAGGGCCAGCTCAGTCTCTTCTGTGCCAGTCAGTATCTAAAGACAGGTCTAACCAGCAATAAGTAAACATGTTTACCAGCACAGGAATATTATTAACCCTTTAAGTAGAATTTTTGTGcttatatggaaaaaaaaaataattggccTTGCAAATGTGCTTTATAACAGTGCAAACTGGCCAGTTTTCATGAACTTTACTACAGGTGGCATGAAACAGCACATTAGGGATTAGATAAATTTTCTTAGCAAGAAAAGAGAGTTAACCCATAACCACAGAATTTCATTCTCTTCCTGACTTTGGCACTGACTTACTATACTATCTGtggcaaataatttaatttctttatgcCTTGGTTTCCTTACTTGTAAAACTGAGATAAACTCGCTTCAGAAGATTGTTATGAGGCTTTTTAATACTAAGTTTTAAACACTTTAGGAACCCCAAATGAAAGTCAAATATTACTAGTAATAAATCTCAATATAGATCTGAAATGTGCCATGTCATCATAAAATTGGtcagttttgttcttttctattttcacaaacagaagagggaaaaaggtAAACCAAAAATACCACACATAGCATGTGCATGCTTTCCTTTTGGGGCAATGGTATTCAGAGAAACTtctcaaagcattttttccttcagaaggtAGGAAGAGTTCCTTATCTTCTGTCATGAAGCCCTTTAATTCTTATATGCTGTGACATGGCTTTCGAGATCTGAATCCACAAAATACTTTAGCTCCCCTAAGCACTACAGGCCAGCCCCAAGGGGCTACGTGGGGAGCTCTCCTGGCCTCTGTGCACACCAAGGAACATCACCTCACCCTCCTCCTCAGGCCAGGAGACACCCCTCTCATTCCAGGTGGAAAAACCTGGAAGCTGAGTTCATGCCAGGAGACACCAAGGGCTAATGGCATCTGAACATGGGGAAGATGCACAGAGCAAACCCCCTTACATTACTCCAGCAAATAACAAGTGGAGTGAGGAACAAAGATGGAATAAAGACTTCAGGATCTGTCCTTTTGAATTTGTGAGGAAAACAGTAGAAACAAAGAGATACCTTAATACCTTTCTTGCCAGGTGTAGGCACAACAACACCCAAAGTAATCTTCTCCTGGGCATATCATTATGCATCTCCTTCTGCAGCCTTCATTACAGCCCTTTTTATGGAGATTTCATTAATATTATTCCAAAGGCTCGACTAACACTCTTTGTGTTGAAGTTTTCCCCGTGAATAGAGTGGAGTCTTCACTCAACTTAGTTTACCTTCCAACTTTTCTTCCTGATTTCAGCATGAAGTGGGGGAATTAAGCATGAAAGCTAATCCTATTCCCATAGCCAAAGGGATATGCAGCCCATCATGTCCTGTGAGGATTTGATACAAAGGGACTGCTGTCAGCAGAAAATGTCTACATCAGCACAAAACGTCTACATCCTTCCTTTGGGGAGGAAAGAGGGAATACAAGGAATTAAAATTGTTTAATATAACCAGAAGGGCACTCACCTTAACTAATTCACATTCAGTTTCCTCAGATTATCATTGACACCTCCAGGCTTTGGTGCCAATGAAAAGCCATGCTCTTAGCAACGCTTTTGAGGCAGACAAATTTTTTATCTCATTTGCAAAAAGGGAACACTATAAAATTGTCTGTCAGTGCAGATGTTGTCGAGACAAGCACTTTCATGACCCAAGCTCTTTGACGCGGTATTGGAGAGGAAGTAATTCACTCTGTCGGTTGGGATTAAGCTCCATGGTACTCAGTCCTGTTTTCCAGTTCCAACTTAGAGTTCATATTCGGATCCTGACTACAcagttttaaatttcaaattgtATTTTTGAGTGCTGCATGTTATTAGAATATACTGCCACAAATGACTTGTGGTCAGAGGAGCACTGTCATATAATTTTGATTAATTTAATTGGCATATAGTTATCCTCTACTCTGTGCAACTCAAATAATAACAAATGCAGAACAGAGTAACAGAGTAATATTACTTTAAGTATGAAAATTCTGTTCTTGCCCATAGTCACcaaaagcttttcctgaaggagagaaaaaaattctcttttcccaAGTCAAGACCACATGTTCCATATGAATGCATTTAAGAAGTTCTTTAGAAATAACCATCTGTTCCaaaatttttgtaaatttttttatcCATCCAGTTCAATGAAGACACCTGTACACATTCAATTATAACTGTATACATGGTGTAGTTACTTAGTTTTTATAAGGTACCCATAAGGTTGTGTTTATAAATTGGAAAAGCAACTGTTATGGCCTCAAACAGACAATGGATGGAATTGTCATATGCAAGTGTCTCTTTTCCCCTTTAGGAATTCAGTTTCCAAAATGCCATGACTAGTCAGCGTAAATTGCTACATGCTTTCCTGTTTATGAGCTAGCACTTCATATACATCAACAACCATCTTGTTTTTGAGTAGTAAATTATTTAAGAATGATGGGCTAAGTGCAATGAAACTTCTCTCTAACTACTTAAAGGGTTAAAAACTTTGGGGGCCAAATCCTTTTCATCTTACTCACAAAAAAGGttccattgacttcagtgggacTACTGAATAAGATGTACAGGATTTTGAACTCTTGGCCAAATTCTGGCAGAACAGTAGATAAAACTGTCATACCCAGAAGGAAGactgctcctctgcctccagtGCCCTTGGTCATGACAAATCCATGAAGACATGTCCTAGGACAGGAGCCAAATACCACTGGCTACGTGTTCCTTCTGTAGCACAAGTTAGGTACATACTTCAGGCCAAAAATCTTAGGTAGATTAACAAATGGTATCATTACCAATATAACACTACAGGTTGGctttacattattttctctAAACATCTGTTTAGGCTTCAACTGCACATTGAGCCAGAATTTGGCCCTTAATATGTGATACTATTAGCTGGACTTAATATTATGTTGAATCATGCTATGTACTGGGCTATTTGTGACATTTTTATGTATGACCTTCTTTTGTTAGAActgtgaaaattatttgtaCGTTCTGTTTTATGAGA includes:
- the KLHL31 gene encoding kelch-like protein 31; the encoded protein is MAPKKKNVKKNKADINETTIIVEDGPLSKLNGLNGLLEGGNGFSCISSEVSDPSYCPNFLEGLSKMRQENFLCDLTISTKTKSFNVHKVVMASSSEYFHNILKKDPSTQRVDLNDVSPVGLATVITYAYTGKLTLSLYTIGSIISTAIYLQIHTLTKMCCDFLVQEISVENCMYIANIAETYGLKTTKEAAHKFIKDNFIEFSETDQFLKLTFDQINELLADDDLQLPSEIVAFQIAIKWLEFDQKRVKFAANLLSNIRFGTISAQDLVNYVQTVPRMMQDADCHKLLVDAMNYHLLPYHQNTLQSRRTRIRGGFRVLVTVGGRPALTEKSLSRDVLFRDPENGWKKLSEMPAKSFNQCVTVMDGFLYVAGGEDQNDARNQAKHAVSNFCRYDPRFNSWIHLASMNQRRTHFSLSVFNGLLFAVGGRNSEGCLSSVECYVPATNQWQMKAPLEVPRCCHASAVVDGQILVTGGYINNAYSRSVCMYDPSKDSWQDKASLSTPRGWHCAVSLLERVYVMGGSQLGARAERVDVLPVERYSPYTGQWNYVAPLQTGVSTAGASTLNGKIYLVGGWNEIEKKYKKCIQCYNPDLNEWTEEDELPEATVGVSCCTISMPNTKTRESRASSVSSVPVSI